Proteins encoded in a region of the Streptomyces sp. NBC_00310 genome:
- the pgeF gene encoding peptidoglycan editing factor PgeF has product MIGRRENVSGAHFAFTDRWGGVSAAPYEELNLGGAVGDDAGAVTTNRELAAKSLGLEPDRVVWMNQVHGADVAVVDGPWGADDIPPVDAIVTTRRGLALAVLTADCVPVLLTDPVAGVAAAAHAGRPGMIAGVVPAAVRAMTGLGADPARIVARTGPAVCGRCYEVPEAMRAEVATVEPAAYAETSWGTPSVDVCAGVHAQLEGLGVHDREQSPVCTLESRDHFSYRRDRATGRLAGYVWLD; this is encoded by the coding sequence GTGATAGGACGGCGCGAGAACGTGAGCGGCGCGCACTTCGCCTTCACCGACAGGTGGGGCGGGGTGAGCGCCGCTCCGTATGAGGAGCTCAATCTCGGCGGGGCGGTCGGGGACGACGCCGGCGCCGTGACGACCAACCGGGAGCTGGCGGCCAAGTCGCTGGGCCTGGAGCCGGACCGGGTCGTCTGGATGAACCAGGTGCACGGCGCGGACGTGGCCGTGGTCGACGGACCGTGGGGCGCGGACGACATCCCGCCCGTCGACGCGATCGTCACCACCCGGCGCGGTCTCGCGCTCGCCGTCCTCACCGCCGACTGTGTCCCCGTCCTGCTGACCGACCCCGTAGCCGGGGTCGCGGCCGCCGCCCACGCGGGTCGGCCCGGCATGATCGCCGGAGTCGTCCCCGCCGCCGTACGGGCCATGACCGGACTCGGCGCCGACCCCGCCCGGATCGTCGCCCGCACCGGACCCGCCGTCTGCGGCCGGTGTTACGAAGTGCCCGAAGCGATGCGCGCCGAGGTGGCCACCGTCGAGCCGGCAGCGTACGCCGAGACCAGTTGGGGCACGCCCTCGGTCGATGTGTGCGCCGGAGTGCACGCACAGCTGGAGGGCCTCGGGGTGCACGACCGGGAGCAGTCGCCGGTGTGCACGCTGGAGTCGCGCGACCACTTCTCCTACCGTCGCGACCGCGCCACAGGGCGACTCGCGGGATATGTCTGGCTGGACTGA
- a CDS encoding cell division protein FtsQ/DivIB has translation MAGPITAERGADEDLDSGPPSRRRLPGPRALIAAAVALVLIGGASVWVLYGSSWLRAEQVSVSGTRVLTEAQVRDAADVPLGDPLISVDLGGIESRLLRNLPRIDSVEAIRSWPHGIGLKVSERTPVLIVEAAGNAGKYVEVDAKGVRFATVSRAPEGVPVLELTVPRSGSSAASLRRFGEDRLVREAVLVAGALPAAIAHETLVVKVRSYDAISLELSGDRTVAWGSAEKGRAKARALTALMKAAPDAGHFDVSVPTAPASSGS, from the coding sequence GTGGCCGGACCGATCACCGCCGAACGCGGCGCAGACGAGGATCTGGACTCCGGCCCGCCGTCACGGCGGCGGCTCCCCGGCCCCCGGGCGCTGATCGCCGCCGCGGTCGCCCTGGTACTGATCGGCGGCGCCTCGGTCTGGGTCCTGTACGGCTCCTCGTGGCTGCGGGCCGAGCAGGTGTCCGTGTCGGGCACCCGTGTGCTGACCGAGGCCCAGGTGCGCGACGCCGCCGACGTGCCGCTCGGCGATCCGCTGATCTCCGTCGACCTCGGCGGGATCGAGTCGCGCCTGCTCCGGAATCTGCCCCGAATTGACTCGGTTGAGGCCATCCGTTCCTGGCCCCATGGAATCGGGCTGAAAGTGAGCGAACGTACTCCGGTTCTGATTGTCGAAGCGGCCGGAAATGCGGGCAAGTACGTCGAAGTGGACGCGAAAGGGGTGCGTTTCGCCACGGTTTCGCGTGCCCCGGAAGGCGTTCCCGTACTGGAATTGACGGTACCCCGGTCGGGTTCGTCCGCCGCCAGTCTGCGGCGATTCGGCGAGGACCGGCTGGTACGGGAGGCCGTGCTGGTCGCCGGTGCCCTTCCGGCCGCGATCGCGCACGAGACCCTGGTCGTCAAGGTCCGTTCCTATGACGCCATCTCGCTGGAGTTGAGCGGAGACCGTACGGTCGCGTGGGGGAGTGCGGAGAAGGGGCGTGCGAAGGCCCGAGCGCTCACCGCCCTGATGAAAGCAGCCCCGGACGCGGGGCACTTCGACGTGAGCGTCCCCACCGCGCCCGCGTCATCAGGGAGTTGA
- the ftsZ gene encoding cell division protein FtsZ — MAAPQNYLAVIKVIGVGGGGVNAINRMIEVGLKGVEFIAINTDAQALLMSDADVKLDVGRELTRGLGAGANPAVGRKAAEDHREEIEEVLKGADMVFVTAGEGGGTGTGGAPVVANIARSLGALTIGVVTRPFTFEGRRRANQAEDGIAELREEVDTLIVIPNDRLLSISDRQVSVLDAFKSADQVLLSGVQGITDLITTPGLINLDFADVKSVMSEAGSALMGIGSARGDDRAVAAAEMAISSPLLEASIDGARGVLLSISGGSDLGLFEINEAAQLVSEAAHPEANIIFGAVIDDALGDEVRVTVIAAGFDGGQPPAKRDNILGSAAAKREEPAPARPVESRPSFGSLGSVKPKEEPAPAPEPVNEVPVAPPVPPSRSYSDSAAEELDVPDFLK, encoded by the coding sequence GTGGCAGCACCGCAGAACTACCTCGCAGTCATCAAAGTCATCGGTGTCGGCGGCGGTGGTGTCAATGCCATCAACCGGATGATCGAGGTCGGTCTCAAGGGCGTCGAGTTCATCGCCATCAACACCGACGCGCAAGCTCTGTTGATGAGCGACGCCGACGTCAAGCTCGACGTCGGCCGGGAACTCACCCGCGGACTCGGCGCCGGCGCCAACCCGGCCGTCGGCCGGAAGGCCGCCGAGGACCACCGCGAGGAGATCGAGGAGGTCCTCAAGGGGGCCGACATGGTCTTCGTGACGGCCGGCGAGGGCGGCGGCACCGGCACCGGCGGCGCGCCCGTCGTGGCCAACATCGCCCGCTCCCTCGGCGCCCTCACCATCGGCGTCGTCACCCGCCCCTTCACCTTCGAGGGCCGCCGCCGCGCCAACCAGGCCGAGGACGGCATCGCCGAGCTCCGGGAAGAGGTCGACACCCTCATCGTCATCCCGAACGACCGGCTGCTCTCCATCTCGGACCGCCAGGTCTCCGTCCTGGACGCGTTCAAGTCGGCCGACCAGGTCCTGCTCTCCGGTGTCCAGGGCATCACCGACCTCATCACCACGCCCGGTCTGATCAACCTCGACTTCGCCGACGTCAAGTCGGTCATGTCCGAGGCCGGTTCGGCCCTCATGGGCATCGGCTCGGCCCGCGGCGACGACCGCGCGGTGGCCGCCGCCGAGATGGCGATCTCCTCGCCGCTGCTGGAGGCGTCCATCGACGGCGCCCGGGGCGTGCTGCTCTCCATCTCCGGTGGCTCCGACCTCGGCCTGTTCGAGATCAACGAGGCCGCCCAGCTGGTCAGCGAGGCCGCCCACCCCGAGGCCAACATCATCTTCGGCGCGGTCATCGACGACGCGCTCGGCGACGAGGTCCGGGTCACCGTGATCGCCGCCGGGTTCGACGGCGGCCAGCCCCCGGCCAAGCGGGACAACATCCTCGGCTCGGCCGCGGCCAAGCGCGAGGAGCCGGCACCGGCGCGGCCCGTGGAGAGCCGTCCGTCCTTCGGTTCGCTCGGCAGCGTCAAGCCGAAGGAAGAGCCGGCGCCCGCCCCGGAGCCGGTGAACGAGGTCCCGGTCGCCCCGCCGGTCCCGCCGTCCCGGTCCTACTCGGACAGTGCGGCGGAGGAGCTGGACGTGCCGGACTTCCTGAAGTGA
- the ileS gene encoding isoleucine--tRNA ligase, producing the protein MTEPTYRQVPAQVDLPALEHAVLDFWSEQKIFAKSLEQSEGRPEWVFYEGPPTANGMPGAHHIEARVFKDVFPRFRTMRGYHVARKAGWDCHGLPVELAVEKELGFNGKKDIEAYGIAEFNAKCRDSVTRHTDAFTDLTTRMGYWVDLDDAYRTMDPEYVESVWWSLKEIFDKGLLVQDHRVAPWCPRCGTGLSDHELAQGYETVVDPSVYVRFPLTSGPLAGEAALLVWTTTPWTLVSNTAVAAHPEVTYVVATDGTEKLVVAEPLVAKALGEGWETTGQTFTGAEMERWTYQRPFELVEFPAPAHFVVNAEYVTTEDGTGLVHQSPAFGEDDLRVCRAYGLPVVNPVRPDGTFEEDVPLVGGVFFKKADEQLTEDLQQRGLLFKHIPYEHSYPHCWRCHTALLYYAQPSWYIRTTAVKDRLLQENEKTNWFPDSVKHGRFGDWLNNNIDWALSRSRYWGTPLPIWRCEEGHLTCVGSREELTRLSGTDQSQLDPHRPFIDAVTFTCPQDGCDSTATRVPEVIDAWYDSGSMPFAQWGYPHKNKELFESRYPAQFISEAIDQTRGWFYTLMAVGTLVFDRSSYENVVCLGHILAEDGRKMSKHLGNTLEPIPLMDQHGADAVRWFMAAGGSPWAARRVGHGTIQEVVRKTLLTYWNTVAFQALYARTSDWAPSAADPAPADRPVLDRWLLSELHALTDQVTQSLEAYDTQRAGKLLSAFVDDLSNWYVRRSRRRFWQGDKAALRTLHEVVETVTKLMAPLTPFITERVWQDLVVPVSPGAPESVHLAAWPEADLSAIDPELSKQMVLVRRLVELGRATRAESGVKTRQPLARALVAATGFDSLDPALHAQITEELNVSSLASLSEVGGSLVDTTAKANFRALGKRFGKRVQDVAKAVAGADAAALSLALRAGTASVEVDGETITLAPDEVIITETPREGWSVASDSGATVALDLEITEELRQAGLARDAIRLIQEARKNSGLDVADRIALRWTATDPAVAAALTEHAALIADEVLATDFASGEADDTYGTPFTDEGLALAFRLRKA; encoded by the coding sequence ATGACAGAGCCGACGTACCGCCAGGTGCCCGCCCAGGTCGATCTGCCCGCGCTCGAGCACGCGGTGCTCGACTTCTGGAGCGAGCAGAAGATCTTCGCCAAGAGCCTGGAGCAGTCCGAGGGCCGCCCCGAGTGGGTGTTCTACGAGGGCCCGCCCACCGCCAACGGCATGCCGGGCGCCCACCACATCGAGGCGCGCGTCTTCAAGGACGTCTTCCCCCGCTTCCGCACGATGCGCGGCTACCACGTGGCCCGCAAGGCCGGCTGGGACTGTCACGGCCTCCCCGTGGAGCTGGCCGTCGAGAAGGAACTCGGCTTCAACGGCAAGAAGGACATCGAGGCGTACGGCATCGCCGAATTCAACGCCAAGTGCCGCGACTCCGTGACCCGGCACACCGACGCCTTCACCGACCTGACGACCCGCATGGGCTACTGGGTCGACCTCGACGACGCCTACCGGACCATGGACCCCGAGTACGTGGAGTCCGTCTGGTGGTCGCTCAAGGAGATCTTCGACAAGGGGCTGCTGGTCCAGGACCACCGCGTCGCCCCCTGGTGCCCCCGCTGCGGCACCGGCCTGTCGGACCACGAGCTGGCGCAGGGCTACGAGACGGTCGTCGACCCCTCGGTGTACGTCCGTTTCCCGCTCACCTCCGGTCCGCTCGCCGGTGAGGCCGCGCTCCTGGTGTGGACGACCACGCCGTGGACGCTGGTGTCCAACACCGCGGTCGCCGCCCACCCCGAGGTCACCTACGTGGTCGCCACGGACGGCACGGAGAAGCTCGTCGTCGCCGAGCCGCTCGTCGCCAAGGCGCTCGGCGAGGGCTGGGAGACCACCGGCCAGACCTTCACCGGCGCCGAAATGGAGCGCTGGACCTATCAACGTCCGTTCGAGCTCGTGGAGTTCCCCGCGCCCGCCCATTTCGTGGTGAACGCCGAATACGTGACGACCGAGGACGGTACGGGTCTGGTCCACCAGTCCCCCGCCTTCGGTGAGGACGACCTCAGGGTCTGCCGCGCGTACGGCCTGCCCGTGGTGAACCCCGTGCGCCCGGACGGCACCTTCGAGGAGGACGTCCCCCTCGTCGGCGGCGTCTTCTTCAAGAAGGCGGACGAACAGCTCACCGAGGACCTCCAGCAGCGCGGCCTGCTCTTCAAGCACATCCCGTACGAGCACAGCTACCCCCACTGCTGGCGCTGCCACACCGCGCTCCTCTACTACGCGCAGCCGTCCTGGTACATCCGCACCACCGCCGTCAAGGACCGCCTCCTCCAGGAGAACGAGAAGACCAACTGGTTCCCGGACTCGGTGAAGCACGGCCGCTTCGGCGACTGGCTGAACAACAACATCGACTGGGCGCTCTCCCGCAGCCGCTACTGGGGCACCCCGCTGCCGATCTGGCGCTGCGAGGAGGGCCACCTCACCTGCGTGGGCTCCCGCGAGGAGCTGACGCGGCTCTCCGGCACCGACCAGTCCCAGCTGGACCCGCACCGCCCGTTCATCGACGCGGTCACCTTCACCTGCCCCCAGGACGGCTGCGACAGCACCGCCACGCGCGTCCCGGAGGTCATCGACGCCTGGTACGACTCGGGCTCGATGCCGTTCGCGCAGTGGGGCTACCCGCACAAGAACAAGGAACTCTTCGAGTCCCGCTACCCGGCGCAGTTCATCAGCGAGGCCATCGACCAGACCCGCGGCTGGTTCTACACGCTGATGGCCGTCGGCACCCTGGTCTTCGACAGGTCCTCCTACGAGAACGTCGTGTGCCTCGGCCACATCCTCGCCGAGGACGGCCGCAAGATGTCCAAGCACCTGGGCAACACCCTGGAGCCGATCCCGCTGATGGACCAGCACGGCGCCGACGCCGTCCGCTGGTTCATGGCGGCCGGCGGCTCCCCGTGGGCGGCCCGCCGCGTGGGCCACGGCACCATCCAGGAGGTCGTCCGCAAGACGCTCCTCACGTACTGGAACACGGTCGCCTTCCAGGCCCTCTACGCCCGCACGTCCGACTGGGCGCCCAGCGCGGCGGACCCGGCCCCGGCCGACCGCCCGGTCCTGGACCGCTGGCTGCTGTCCGAGCTCCACGCCCTCACCGACCAGGTGACCCAGTCCCTGGAGGCCTACGACACCCAGCGCGCCGGCAAGCTCCTCTCGGCGTTCGTCGACGACCTGTCCAACTGGTACGTACGCCGGTCGCGCCGTCGCTTCTGGCAGGGCGACAAGGCCGCGCTGCGCACCCTGCACGAGGTCGTCGAGACGGTCACGAAGCTGATGGCCCCGCTGACCCCGTTCATCACCGAGCGGGTCTGGCAGGACCTGGTCGTGCCGGTCTCCCCGGGTGCCCCCGAGTCGGTGCACCTGGCCGCCTGGCCGGAGGCCGACCTCTCCGCGATCGACCCCGAGCTGTCGAAGCAGATGGTCCTCGTCCGCCGCCTGGTGGAGCTGGGCCGCGCCACGCGCGCGGAGTCGGGCGTCAAGACCCGCCAGCCCCTCGCGCGCGCCCTGGTGGCCGCCACGGGCTTCGACTCCCTCGACCCCGCACTGCACGCACAGATCACGGAGGAGCTGAACGTCAGCTCGCTCGCCTCGCTCTCCGAGGTCGGCGGCTCGCTGGTGGACACCACCGCCAAGGCCAATTTCCGCGCCTTGGGCAAGCGATTCGGCAAGCGCGTCCAGGACGTCGCCAAGGCCGTGGCGGGCGCCGACGCGGCCGCCCTGTCCCTCGCCCTGCGCGCGGGCACGGCCTCGGTCGAGGTCGACGGCGAGACCATCACCCTCGCCCCCGACGAGGTCATCATCACGGAGACCCCGCGCGAGGGCTGGTCGGTGGCCTCCGACTCGGGCGCGACGGTGGCACTGGACCTGGAGATCACGGAGGAGCTGCGTCAGGCGGGACTGGCCCGTGACGCGATCCGCCTGATCCAGGAGGCCCGCAAGAACAGCGGCCTCGACGTCGCCGACCGCATCGCCCTCCGCTGGACGGCCACGGACCCGGCGGTGGCCGCGGCCCTGACCGAGCACGCGGCCCTGATCGCGGACGAGGTCCTGGCCACGGACTTCGCCTCCGGCGAGGCCGACGACACCTACGGCACACCCTTCACCGACGAAGGCCTGGCCCTGGCTTTCCGGCTGCGTAAGGCATAA
- a CDS encoding TraR/DksA family transcriptional regulator, which yields MVAKKTAVQQSASGRSTVASGGGDEGRKAAAVKAAGQKRVAKKAVAKKAATETAVVRKTAVGKTAVKKTGAKKATTAGKTTTDEKAVAEEAAAGRRGAARGGAGKSASVKSAVGKSTTRSTAKSPSAKKSTVKKAGAAEAAETTGATTVVAKNTPGTATAAKKKPTAVPKARPAAVEPGELAVRPGEDPWSPDEVAEARTELQSEAMRLRAELEASERSLTGLMRDSGDGAGDDQADTGAKNITREHELSLAHNAREMLDQTERALDRLASGTYGLCENCGNPIGKARMQAFPRATLCVECKQKQERR from the coding sequence ATGGTGGCGAAGAAGACCGCCGTACAGCAGTCGGCATCCGGCAGATCCACGGTGGCCTCCGGCGGCGGAGACGAGGGCCGGAAGGCCGCGGCGGTGAAGGCGGCCGGCCAGAAGAGGGTGGCGAAGAAGGCGGTGGCCAAGAAGGCCGCGACCGAGACGGCGGTCGTCAGGAAGACGGCCGTCGGGAAGACGGCCGTCAAGAAGACCGGGGCCAAGAAGGCGACGACAGCCGGGAAGACGACGACGGACGAGAAGGCGGTGGCGGAGGAGGCCGCGGCCGGGAGACGCGGTGCCGCGCGGGGCGGCGCCGGGAAGAGCGCTTCCGTGAAGAGCGCGGTCGGGAAGAGCACGACGCGGAGCACGGCGAAGAGCCCCTCCGCGAAGAAGAGCACGGTCAAGAAGGCGGGCGCGGCCGAGGCCGCCGAGACGACGGGAGCCACGACGGTGGTTGCGAAGAACACTCCTGGTACGGCTACGGCGGCGAAGAAGAAGCCCACCGCCGTCCCCAAGGCACGGCCCGCCGCGGTGGAGCCCGGCGAGCTCGCGGTACGTCCCGGAGAGGACCCCTGGAGCCCGGACGAGGTCGCCGAGGCCCGGACGGAGCTGCAGTCCGAGGCCATGCGCCTACGGGCCGAGCTGGAGGCCTCCGAGCGGTCGCTCACGGGCCTGATGCGGGACTCCGGGGACGGTGCGGGCGACGATCAGGCCGACACCGGGGCGAAGAACATCACGCGTGAGCACGAGCTGTCGCTCGCCCACAACGCGCGCGAGATGCTCGACCAGACCGAGCGCGCCCTGGACCGGCTCGCCTCGGGCACGTACGGGCTCTGCGAGAACTGCGGCAATCCGATCGGAAAGGCACGGATGCAGGCTTTCCCCCGGGCGACGCTCTGTGTGGAGTGCAAGCAGAAGCAGGAACGCCGCTAG
- a CDS encoding YggS family pyridoxal phosphate-dependent enzyme yields the protein MTDRKAQLAGNLAKVEGRIAAACAAAGRKRDEVTLIVVTKTYPASDVRILSELGVRHVAENKDQDAGPKAAECSDLSLVWHFVGQLQTNKVRSVVRYADLVQSVDRSRLVTALSKEAVRVGREVGCLIQVALDADEGGRGERGGVGPGGIEELADLLARSPGVRVDGLMTVAPLTGEYAGRQRAAFERLMDLSTDLRRAHPAANMVSAGMSADLEDAVAAGATHVRVGTAVLGVRPRLG from the coding sequence ATGACGGACCGTAAGGCGCAACTCGCCGGAAACCTGGCGAAGGTGGAGGGTCGCATCGCGGCCGCGTGCGCGGCCGCGGGCCGCAAGCGTGACGAGGTGACCCTGATCGTGGTCACCAAGACCTACCCCGCGAGCGATGTGCGGATCCTGTCGGAACTCGGTGTGCGTCATGTCGCCGAGAACAAGGATCAGGACGCGGGACCCAAGGCTGCCGAATGTTCGGATCTGTCCCTTGTGTGGCACTTCGTGGGGCAATTGCAGACCAATAAGGTCCGTTCTGTGGTGCGTTATGCGGATCTCGTGCAGTCCGTCGATCGTTCCAGGCTTGTCACGGCTTTGTCGAAAGAGGCCGTTCGGGTCGGGCGTGAGGTGGGATGTCTCATCCAGGTCGCGCTCGACGCCGATGAGGGCGGCCGGGGGGAGCGGGGAGGTGTCGGCCCGGGCGGAATCGAAGAGTTGGCCGACCTCCTGGCGCGGTCGCCGGGGGTGCGGGTCGATGGTCTGATGACCGTCGCGCCGCTCACCGGGGAGTACGCCGGACGTCAACGGGCCGCGTTCGAGCGGTTGATGGATTTGTCGACCGACCTGCGCCGCGCCCATCCGGCTGCGAACATGGTCTCCGCGGGGATGAGTGCGGACCTCGAGGATGCGGTGGCGGCCGGAGCGACACATGTGCGCGTCGGCACTGCGGTACTCGGAGTCCGTCCCAGGCTCGGGTAA
- a CDS encoding cell division protein SepF, translated as MAGAMRKMAVYLGLVEDDGYDGRGFDPDDDFEPELDPEPERDHRRHEPVHQAHQSHQSQRDESVRVVQPPVQREPVSHATSLPAESVRPARIAPVASITQERSSLEKNAPVIMPKVVSEREPYRITTLHPRTYNEARTIGEHFREGTPVIMNLTEMDDTDAKRLVDFAAGLVFGLHGSIERVTQKVFLLSPANVDVTAEDKARIAEGGFFNQS; from the coding sequence ATGGCCGGCGCGATGCGCAAGATGGCGGTCTACCTCGGCCTCGTGGAGGACGATGGGTACGACGGCAGGGGATTCGACCCCGATGACGACTTCGAGCCCGAGCTCGACCCGGAGCCCGAGCGGGACCACCGCCGGCATGAGCCGGTGCATCAGGCGCACCAGTCACATCAGTCCCAAAGGGACGAATCGGTACGAGTGGTACAGCCCCCGGTGCAACGTGAACCGGTGTCGCACGCCACTTCGCTCCCCGCGGAATCGGTGCGACCCGCCCGGATCGCACCCGTGGCGTCCATCACACAAGAACGTTCGAGTCTGGAGAAGAACGCACCGGTGATCATGCCCAAGGTCGTGTCCGAGCGAGAGCCTTACCGGATCACCACGTTGCACCCGCGGACCTACAACGAGGCCCGTACCATCGGGGAACACTTCCGTGAGGGCACCCCGGTGATCATGAATCTGACTGAGATGGACGACACAGATGCGAAGCGACTTGTCGACTTTGCGGCCGGTTTGGTGTTTGGTCTTCACGGCAGCATCGAGCGGGTGACGCAGAAGGTGTTCCTGTTGTCGCCTGCTAACGTCGATGTCACGGCGGAGGACAAGGCCCGTATCGCAGAGGGCGGGTTCTTCAACCAGAGCTGA
- the lspA gene encoding signal peptidase II, with translation MAEAERIIGTPDIPDAAGADPEQSDGDNGAVTAQADAAAQPRGKRRIAVLFGVAALAYALDLVSKMIVVAKLEHHEPIEIIGDWLKFEAIRNAGAAFGFGEAFTIIFTVIATIVIVVIARLARKLYSLPWAIALGLLLGGALGNLTDRIFRAPGVFEGAVVDFIAPKGFAVFNLADSAIVCGGILIVLLSFRGLDPDGTVHKG, from the coding sequence GTGGCAGAGGCGGAGCGCATCATCGGTACGCCGGACATTCCAGACGCGGCGGGGGCCGACCCGGAGCAGTCCGACGGCGACAACGGTGCCGTGACGGCGCAGGCCGACGCGGCCGCGCAGCCGCGCGGCAAGCGCCGGATCGCCGTGCTGTTCGGGGTCGCCGCGCTGGCGTACGCGCTCGACCTGGTCAGCAAGATGATCGTGGTCGCGAAGCTGGAGCACCACGAGCCGATCGAGATCATCGGGGACTGGCTGAAGTTCGAGGCGATCCGCAACGCGGGCGCGGCCTTCGGCTTCGGCGAGGCCTTCACGATCATCTTCACGGTGATCGCGACGATCGTGATCGTGGTGATCGCCCGGCTCGCCCGCAAGCTCTACAGCCTGCCCTGGGCCATCGCGCTCGGCCTGCTGCTCGGCGGTGCGCTGGGCAACCTCACCGACCGGATCTTCCGGGCGCCGGGTGTCTTCGAGGGTGCGGTCGTCGACTTCATCGCGCCCAAGGGCTTCGCGGTGTTCAACCTCGCGGATTCGGCCATCGTGTGCGGCGGCATCCTGATCGTGCTGCTGTCGTTCCGGGGGCTCGACCCGGACGGGACCGTCCACAAGGGCTGA
- a CDS encoding YggT family protein, with amino-acid sequence MSVVLTILYIALTVFFIVLIFRLVMDYVFQFARSWQPGKAMVVVLEATYTVTDPPLKLLRRFIPPLRLGGVALDLSFFVLMIIVFILRTVVASGMGAV; translated from the coding sequence ATGAGCGTGGTCTTGACGATCCTCTACATCGCGCTGACGGTGTTCTTCATCGTGCTGATCTTCCGGTTGGTCATGGACTACGTCTTCCAGTTCGCCCGCTCATGGCAACCCGGCAAGGCGATGGTGGTCGTTCTGGAGGCCACCTACACTGTCACTGATCCACCGCTCAAGCTTCTGCGGCGGTTCATTCCGCCGCTGCGTCTCGGGGGCGTGGCACTCGACCTGTCCTTCTTCGTGCTGATGATCATCGTTTTTATCCTGCGCACGGTAGTAGCCAGCGGGATGGGAGCGGTGTGA
- a CDS encoding DivIVA domain-containing protein translates to MPLTPEDVRNKQFTTVRLREGYDEDEVDAFLDEVEAELTRLLRENEDLRAKLAAATRAAAQNQQNMRKPPEPQDQQQGGMQQGGMQQGGMQQGGMQQGGMQQQGMRGPGGPVPAGISGPPQQMGGPMGGPPQLPSGAPQLPAGPGGQGGQQGPGPMGQGPMGQGPMGQGPMGQGQMQQQMGQGQMGQGPMGGQPMQQQMGGPMGGPMGGPMGGPGQGPGGDSAARVLSLAQQTADQAIAEARSEANKIVGEARSRAEGLERDARAKADALERDAQEKHRVAMGSLESARATLERKVEDLRGFEREYRTRLKSYLESQLRQLETQADDSLAPPRTPATASLPPSPAPSMAPAGASAPSYGGNPGGMGGGMGGGMGGGPAPAAPSYGGQQQMSPAMTQPMAPVRPQGPSPMGQAPSPMRGFLIDEDDN, encoded by the coding sequence ATGCCGTTGACCCCCGAGGACGTGCGGAACAAGCAGTTCACGACCGTCCGCCTCCGAGAAGGCTATGACGAGGACGAGGTCGATGCCTTCCTCGATGAGGTCGAAGCCGAACTGACGCGCCTGCTCCGCGAGAACGAGGACCTGCGCGCCAAGCTGGCCGCGGCCACGCGCGCTGCTGCCCAGAACCAGCAGAACATGCGCAAGCCCCCGGAGCCTCAGGACCAGCAGCAGGGCGGCATGCAGCAAGGTGGCATGCAGCAGGGCGGCATGCAGCAGGGCGGCATGCAGCAGGGCGGCATGCAGCAGCAGGGTATGCGCGGTCCCGGTGGACCCGTACCCGCTGGGATATCGGGCCCGCCGCAGCAGATGGGGGGCCCCATGGGTGGCCCGCCCCAGCTGCCGAGCGGTGCTCCGCAGCTGCCCGCCGGCCCCGGTGGCCAGGGTGGGCAGCAGGGTCCCGGCCCGATGGGTCAGGGACCGATGGGCCAGGGCCCGATGGGTCAGGGCCCGATGGGTCAGGGCCAGATGCAGCAGCAGATGGGCCAGGGCCAGATGGGTCAGGGGCCCATGGGCGGCCAGCCCATGCAGCAGCAGATGGGTGGCCCGATGGGCGGCCCCATGGGTGGTCCGATGGGCGGCCCCGGTCAGGGCCCCGGCGGCGACAGCGCCGCGCGTGTGCTCTCGCTGGCCCAGCAGACCGCCGACCAGGCGATCGCCGAGGCCCGTTCCGAAGCCAACAAGATCGTCGGTGAGGCCCGTAGCCGTGCCGAGGGTCTGGAGCGGGACGCCCGTGCCAAGGCCGACGCGCTGGAGCGGGACGCACAGGAGAAGCACCGCGTCGCGATGGGCTCCCTGGAGTCCGCCCGCGCCACGCTGGAGCGCAAGGTCGAGGATCTGCGTGGCTTCGAGCGCGAGTACCGCACGCGTCTGAAGTCCTACCTGGAGTCGCAGCTGCGTCAGCTGGAGACCCAGGCGGACGACTCGCTGGCTCCGCCGCGCACCCCGGCGACCGCGTCGCTGCCGCCGTCCCCGGCGCCCTCCATGGCTCCGGCCGGCGCGAGCGCCCCGTCGTACGGCGGCAACCCGGGCGGCATGGGCGGCGGTATGGGTGGAGGCATGGGCGGTGGCCCTGCTCCGGCCGCGCCCTCCTACGGCGGTCAGCAGCAGATGTCGCCGGCCATGACCCAGCCGATGGCTCCGGTCCGGCCGCAGGGTCCCTCCCCGATGGGGCAGGCTCCCTCGCCGATGCGCGGGTTCCTCATCGACGAGGACGACAACTGA